The following are encoded together in the Bacteroidota bacterium genome:
- a CDS encoding MMPL family transporter: MFNFIRKHFRVLSIVSLAFVLVVTVFSVFTLRRISFDYDFESFFPTDDPDLEVYLKFRNTFEYDNEYVLLAIENKKGVFDSTFLSHVSSFSDSLRELPDITRTISPVDIENTIISDLGVMRVPYLHISEPARYTEDSALIYRSEELRSTFFAKDARSLCIYIKTTEGISKQKSDTLLQRVNNLLNQFKFDKVHMAGKMNGQKVYLEKLQSEFLVFFLASFFLVVLFLAISFRSFWGVWVPVLIVLLAILWTLALMTLTGKALDIMTVLLPTMMFVVGMSDVVHIVTKYLEELRETRLRTGTHNRFEALIKTIKEAGFATFITLLTTALGFLSLLNSHIKPIRDFGIYTSLGVFVAFVLAYSIMPVVLNLLPEPKLKLESGTSLFWDKRLHRLLRWILRHSRAIAVATVVLVLLCIVGIYKIERNNFLIEGLTRNDELRKDFDFFERQYSGVRPFELQLTPTNPQSTLLGTTELRAIDTLEHFLKTRYGVGFLLSPATVVKAINKAQHNGDPDFFKLPESDSAIANAVEIASPFRKRKEYKILLTTDGRTGRITGKMNDIGSREVFKLNDSLAQFLKNTPLMQSVNVVITGGATMLDKNNEYLVVNTMQGLALSILVVALIIALIHRSWRMVIIAVIPNLLPIIFIGGLMGWCGIELKSSTSIIFSIAFGIATDDTIHFLARLRLERMKGKSYPLAVKRTFLSTGKAVIVTSLILCAGFFTLIGSGFESTFYFGLLVSITLFVAVLTDLLLFPLLVLWLSPRHKPKAEK; this comes from the coding sequence ATGTTTAACTTCATTCGAAAACACTTCCGTGTACTCAGCATTGTTTCACTTGCCTTTGTGCTGGTGGTTACAGTGTTTTCTGTTTTCACACTCCGCAGGATTTCGTTTGATTATGATTTCGAGAGTTTTTTTCCTACCGATGATCCTGATCTCGAAGTATATCTCAAATTCCGAAATACCTTCGAGTACGATAATGAATATGTGCTGCTTGCCATTGAAAACAAAAAAGGTGTTTTCGACTCCACATTCCTCTCGCACGTAAGTAGTTTTTCAGATTCACTGCGCGAATTGCCCGACATTACCCGTACTATTTCGCCTGTAGATATTGAGAACACCATTATTTCCGATCTGGGTGTAATGCGTGTGCCCTATCTGCACATTTCCGAACCGGCCCGCTACACCGAAGACTCGGCGCTTATTTACAGGTCGGAAGAACTGCGCAGCACATTCTTTGCAAAAGATGCACGCTCGCTTTGCATTTATATCAAAACCACCGAAGGCATATCAAAACAGAAATCGGATACACTTCTGCAACGCGTCAACAACCTTCTTAATCAATTTAAGTTTGACAAGGTACACATGGCCGGAAAAATGAATGGACAAAAAGTGTATCTCGAAAAACTGCAGAGTGAGTTTCTGGTCTTTTTCCTTGCCTCTTTTTTTCTGGTAGTGCTGTTTCTGGCTATCTCTTTCCGCTCGTTCTGGGGTGTGTGGGTACCGGTACTGATTGTGCTGCTGGCTATTTTATGGACGCTGGCACTGATGACGCTTACCGGTAAAGCACTGGATATTATGACCGTGCTGCTGCCCACCATGATGTTTGTGGTGGGGATGTCGGATGTGGTGCATATTGTAACCAAATACCTCGAAGAGCTCCGCGAAACGCGATTGCGTACCGGCACCCACAACCGGTTTGAGGCGTTGATTAAAACAATTAAAGAAGCCGGCTTTGCCACATTCATCACATTGCTTACCACGGCGCTTGGCTTTTTATCCCTGCTCAACTCGCACATTAAGCCTATCCGTGATTTTGGCATATATACTTCGCTTGGTGTGTTTGTGGCCTTTGTACTGGCCTACTCCATTATGCCTGTAGTGCTGAATCTACTCCCGGAACCCAAGCTGAAACTGGAAAGCGGCACATCGCTTTTCTGGGATAAACGCCTGCACAGGCTGCTGCGCTGGATTTTGCGCCACAGCCGCGCTATTGCAGTGGCCACGGTGGTACTGGTACTTTTGTGCATTGTGGGCATCTACAAAATCGAGCGCAACAATTTCCTCATCGAAGGCTTAACCCGCAATGATGAACTGCGAAAGGATTTCGATTTCTTTGAACGGCAGTATTCGGGTGTGCGCCCGTTTGAACTGCAGCTTACGCCCACAAACCCGCAAAGCACATTGCTGGGCACCACTGAACTCCGCGCCATCGACACGCTCGAACATTTTCTGAAAACGCGCTATGGTGTGGGGTTTCTGCTTTCGCCGGCCACCGTGGTAAAAGCCATTAACAAAGCACAGCACAACGGCGATCCCGATTTTTTCAAACTCCCTGAATCCGACAGTGCGATAGCCAATGCAGTGGAAATCGCAAGCCCGTTCAGAAAACGAAAAGAATACAAAATTCTCCTTACCACCGACGGGCGCACAGGCCGCATTACCGGAAAGATGAACGACATTGGCAGCCGCGAAGTGTTCAAACTCAACGACAGCCTTGCGCAATTCCTCAAAAATACACCGCTCATGCAATCGGTAAATGTGGTGATTACCGGTGGTGCCACCATGCTCGACAAAAACAACGAATATCTGGTGGTAAATACGATGCAGGGCTTGGCGCTATCTATACTCGTGGTGGCGCTCATTATTGCGCTCATTCACCGCTCGTGGCGCATGGTGATTATTGCCGTAATCCCTAACCTGCTACCCATTATTTTTATTGGCGGATTAATGGGCTGGTGTGGCATTGAGCTTAAATCATCAACCTCCATTATTTTCTCAATTGCATTTGGTATTGCTACCGACGACACCATTCACTTTCTGGCGCGCTTACGACTGGAACGAATGAAAGGAAAATCATATCCGCTGGCTGTAAAACGCACATTCCTTTCCACCGGCAAAGCAGTAATAGTAACCTCACTTATCTTATGTGCGGGATTTTTCACCCTTATCGGATCGGGCTTTGAAAGCACATTCTACTTCGGCCTGTTAGTGAGCATTACACTTTTTGTAGCCGTGCTTACTGATTTGCTCTTATTCCCGCTTCTTGTTCTCTGGCTTTCGCCACGCCACAAGCCGAAAGCAGAAAAATAG
- a CDS encoding ROK family protein, with amino-acid sequence MKLKQVCAGIDIGGTNCHIGICSIEGAVIASTVMSTSKFPDAKSFAVAASQWLRATAIREGLEIVTAGIGAPNGNYYTGNIEHAPNLSWKGIVPLAEEFKTASGIEEAVITNDANAAAFGEQFFGGAKGLDNFAVITLGTGIGGGFVVNGKMLYGADGMGGEFGHMTVVNNGRVCACGRKGCIEAYASAGGLLRTAHEMLAEDKPASSALHAINADTLCCPDIFDAARQGDVLAERIIRETAVLLAEALVNMTALLSPSHVFLYGGLALAGDVLMNPLRTHFNQHLLIHQRGRIELLVSSLPENAAIMGAAALGWAEFGKHEFIED; translated from the coding sequence ATGAAACTCAAACAGGTTTGTGCAGGAATTGATATTGGCGGCACCAATTGTCATATTGGCATTTGCAGTATCGAAGGTGCCGTAATTGCATCAACAGTGATGTCCACATCAAAATTCCCCGATGCAAAATCGTTTGCCGTGGCAGCCAGTCAATGGCTCAGGGCAACAGCCATACGCGAAGGGCTTGAAATAGTGACGGCCGGCATCGGAGCGCCCAACGGCAACTATTACACAGGCAATATTGAGCACGCACCCAACCTTTCGTGGAAAGGTATTGTACCATTAGCCGAAGAATTTAAAACGGCAAGCGGAATTGAGGAAGCCGTAATAACCAACGATGCCAATGCAGCCGCCTTCGGGGAACAGTTTTTCGGCGGTGCAAAAGGGCTTGATAATTTTGCGGTAATTACACTCGGCACAGGTATTGGCGGCGGTTTTGTAGTGAACGGAAAAATGCTTTACGGCGCAGATGGCATGGGTGGCGAATTCGGTCACATGACGGTGGTGAACAACGGGCGTGTTTGCGCCTGCGGACGAAAAGGCTGTATTGAGGCGTATGCGTCGGCAGGCGGCCTGCTGCGCACTGCCCACGAAATGCTGGCAGAAGACAAACCGGCTTCTTCGGCCCTTCATGCCATAAACGCCGATACGTTGTGCTGCCCCGACATTTTTGATGCGGCGCGGCAGGGCGATGTGCTTGCTGAACGAATTATCCGCGAAACAGCCGTACTGCTTGCCGAAGCATTAGTAAACATGACCGCGCTGTTAAGCCCCTCGCATGTATTTTTATATGGCGGCCTTGCGCTGGCCGGTGATGTACTGATGAATCCGTTGCGCACACATTTCAACCAGCATTTGCTCATACATCAGCGCGGCCGCATTGAACTGCTTGTGTCGTCGCTGCCCGAAAATGCAGCCATTATGGGTGCTGCAGCTCTCGGCTGGGCCGAATTCGGGAAACATGAATTTATTGAGGACTAA
- a CDS encoding helix-hairpin-helix domain-containing protein — protein sequence MKGLYSILLLLLLGFARPLSAQIDSSGSEQLNQQIENLSETLESEDADFTNLIDNLAYYAGHPINLNTASREELEDFGLLSDIQISNLLTHIARYGNLISIYELQAVDGFDLATIYKILPYVKVDERFDAGHFSFSEMMREGRHEFVVRGQRIMEEQLGYTPIDSAELAERPNARYLGSPYRIFTRYRFTYSRFVSVGMIAEKDAGEEFFTGTQKQGFDFYAGHICIRNIGIVKTAVAGDYQVSFGQGLTAWTGFAFGKTPDALNIRRAAMGIRPYISSDENRFLRGSAVTLQFGKIEVTAFGSIKRRDANVTRIDTLDTNFEITEVSSLQTFGLHSTPGEVADKDALREDIGGGNVTFRSKKLRMGVTGLASRYSATLSRNLNLYNQFEFSARTNTIIGADYDFLYRNFHFFGEAARSANGSWAFVNGVTASLDPKFAVSLHTRWFGQKFQNLYGNVFAEGTTIANERGVFLGMQYKPSRRVAVSAYMDRFRFPWLRFNIDAPSGGSDFFAQINFTPDKKTDIYFRYRRRDRSLSVSDDDAVIDYIGPTMLENYRFNIQYPVGNSFKFRNRLEFLRSQINNGEVENGFIIWQDITYKQLGKRISFTARYALFQTDNYFTRVYAYESDMIYAFSIPSFSGRGSRVYALINWDVSRNFEIWVRAAQTFYKNQEVISEGSLNEIQGNTRTEVKVQVRFKF from the coding sequence ATGAAAGGCCTGTACTCGATTCTGCTTCTTTTGCTGCTGGGTTTTGCCCGGCCACTTTCGGCACAAATTGATTCGTCGGGCAGTGAACAGCTCAATCAGCAAATCGAAAACCTCTCTGAAACACTCGAATCAGAAGATGCCGATTTCACAAATCTTATTGATAATCTCGCTTATTATGCAGGCCATCCCATTAATCTGAATACGGCCTCGCGCGAAGAGCTGGAAGATTTTGGTCTGCTGAGCGATATACAGATTTCCAACTTGCTTACACATATTGCGCGTTATGGAAATCTGATTTCCATTTATGAATTGCAGGCTGTAGATGGCTTTGATCTCGCTACGATCTATAAAATTCTTCCTTACGTAAAAGTTGATGAACGCTTTGATGCCGGACATTTCAGTTTTTCGGAAATGATGCGCGAGGGGCGGCATGAGTTTGTAGTTCGTGGTCAGCGGATAATGGAAGAGCAGCTTGGTTATACGCCAATAGATAGTGCCGAACTGGCCGAGAGGCCCAATGCGCGTTATCTCGGTTCTCCATACCGCATATTTACGCGCTATCGGTTTACGTATTCGCGTTTTGTAAGTGTGGGAATGATTGCGGAGAAAGATGCGGGCGAAGAATTTTTTACCGGTACGCAAAAACAGGGCTTTGATTTTTATGCCGGACATATCTGTATCCGTAATATTGGTATTGTGAAAACAGCCGTAGCAGGCGATTATCAGGTGAGTTTCGGGCAGGGGCTTACGGCGTGGACAGGTTTTGCATTTGGCAAAACCCCTGATGCCTTAAACATCCGCCGCGCTGCCATGGGTATCCGCCCTTACATTTCGTCCGACGAAAATCGCTTTCTGCGCGGCTCGGCGGTTACGCTTCAGTTTGGCAAGATAGAAGTAACGGCATTCGGTTCCATAAAGCGCCGCGATGCCAATGTAACGCGTATTGATACCCTTGATACAAATTTTGAAATTACCGAAGTGTCAAGCCTGCAAACCTTTGGCCTCCACAGCACCCCCGGTGAAGTGGCAGACAAAGACGCGTTGCGCGAAGATATTGGCGGTGGAAACGTTACTTTCCGCTCAAAGAAACTGCGCATGGGCGTAACCGGATTAGCTTCACGTTACAGCGCAACGCTTAGCCGTAATCTTAACCTGTATAACCAGTTTGAATTTTCCGCACGCACAAATACGATTATTGGAGCCGATTACGATTTTCTCTACCGCAACTTTCACTTCTTCGGCGAAGCAGCGCGCAGCGCAAACGGATCATGGGCTTTTGTAAACGGCGTTACCGCCAGCCTTGATCCGAAATTTGCAGTAAGCCTGCATACACGCTGGTTCGGACAGAAGTTTCAGAATTTATACGGTAATGTGTTTGCCGAAGGAACCACAATTGCCAATGAACGTGGCGTTTTTCTGGGCATGCAGTACAAACCTTCCCGCCGGGTAGCGGTGAGTGCATACATGGACAGGTTCCGTTTTCCGTGGCTGCGCTTCAATATTGATGCGCCTTCGGGAGGAAGTGATTTCTTCGCGCAAATTAATTTCACCCCCGATAAGAAAACCGATATTTATTTCCGCTACCGCCGGCGCGACAGATCACTTTCAGTATCTGATGATGATGCGGTTATTGATTACATCGGTCCCACGATGCTCGAAAACTATCGCTTCAATATTCAATACCCGGTAGGTAATTCATTCAAATTCAGAAACCGTCTTGAATTCCTGCGTTCGCAGATAAACAACGGAGAAGTGGAAAATGGTTTTATTATCTGGCAGGATATCACCTATAAACAATTGGGAAAACGCATTTCATTCACTGCTCGGTACGCATTGTTTCAGACTGATAATTATTTCACGCGTGTGTATGCGTATGAGTCGGATATGATCTATGCGTTTTCAATTCCCTCGTTCTCCGGCCGCGGTTCACGTGTGTATGCGCTGATTAACTGGGATGTATCGCGCAATTTTGAAATCTGGGTACGTGCGGCGCAAACGTTTTACAAAAATCAGGAGGTCATCAGCGAAGGTTCGCTGAATGAAATTCAGGGTAACACGCGCACCGAGGTGAAGGTGCAGGTGCGTTTCAAATTTTAG
- a CDS encoding N(4)-(beta-N-acetylglucosaminyl)-L-asparaginase, whose product MMNRRKFLNRAALAALFTGLATPAAATGKKRKKKMNAESRAGGPMTIATWNHGMEATAEAMRILKEGGRAIDAAEAGVRITESDKTNTSVGLGGFPDREGIVTLDASIMEGSGRCGSVSFVQGIDHPITLARKVMDDTPHVMLTGRGAELFAESLGMVKHPNTLTDISRKAWEEWMKEKKYKPVINIENHDTIGLLALDKNGKLAGSCTTSGLAFKMHGRVGDSPIIGAGLFCDDEAGAATCTGLGETVLRTLASHTAVELLRHGATPQEAAEEAIHRIVKKHSNFKDFQVGILVITPTGEHGAFGLHKGFNYALYQNDSHRLIDAASFTQ is encoded by the coding sequence ATGATGAACCGAAGAAAATTTCTCAACCGGGCTGCACTGGCAGCGTTGTTTACAGGACTAGCCACACCTGCTGCTGCGACAGGAAAGAAGCGAAAGAAAAAAATGAACGCCGAAAGCCGCGCCGGAGGCCCGATGACCATTGCCACTTGGAATCATGGTATGGAAGCCACCGCCGAGGCCATGCGTATTTTGAAAGAGGGTGGACGTGCAATTGATGCTGCAGAAGCCGGAGTGCGGATCACAGAATCTGACAAAACAAATACCAGCGTAGGCCTTGGCGGATTCCCTGACCGCGAAGGCATTGTAACACTGGATGCATCAATTATGGAAGGCAGCGGCCGATGTGGCTCGGTGAGTTTTGTACAGGGCATCGATCATCCCATTACGCTGGCGCGAAAAGTGATGGACGATACGCCGCATGTAATGCTTACCGGACGCGGCGCTGAACTATTTGCCGAAAGTCTGGGCATGGTGAAACATCCCAACACACTTACCGACATATCGCGCAAGGCATGGGAAGAATGGATGAAAGAGAAAAAATACAAACCGGTAATCAATATCGAAAACCACGACACCATTGGCCTGCTTGCACTCGACAAAAACGGCAAACTGGCAGGAAGCTGCACTACAAGCGGACTGGCCTTTAAAATGCATGGCCGTGTAGGTGACTCACCCATTATCGGAGCCGGACTCTTCTGCGATGATGAGGCGGGAGCAGCTACCTGCACCGGACTGGGCGAAACTGTGCTGCGCACACTGGCTTCGCACACAGCCGTTGAGCTTTTGCGTCACGGCGCCACTCCACAGGAAGCGGCAGAAGAAGCCATACATCGCATAGTTAAAAAACACAGCAACTTCAAAGATTTTCAGGTGGGCATACTTGTAATAACACCCACCGGCGAGCATGGTGCTTTCGGGCTGCACAAAGGTTTCAACTACGCCCTTTATCAAAACGATTCACACCGACTGATTGATGCCGCCAGCTTCACCCAATAG
- a CDS encoding MFS transporter, whose protein sequence is MPPASPNSNTRSYVFAFAVMTALFFLWGFVTVMNDILMPHLREAFSLSNTQSAFVQFAFFIAYGVVSLGYYLWSIGKGDPISKIGYRRAMTIALGICSLGCLLFYVAAERETYGWFLAALFILASGITILQISANPYVALLGKPEGASGRLNLSQGFNSLGTALAPLVGGAIVFGSGSVEVDVLKLPYVLLALTFLAAALTLAFIKLPEVQSGNMSSGAWKFRHLRLGMLAIFAYVGAEVTIGSYAIRFMELPQVAGLTKDVADSFLVYYWGGAMTGRFLGTIALSRSLSFVQRLLAMLTTAAGLTVFLLLLTGKGVSEAIPYFILVGINILGFIAGGSISSRLLLLFALIAAGLISLAAFGTGSPALWALLAVGLFNSVMWSNIFTLGIRDLGPSTSQGSSLLVMMIIGGALLPLLAGLVADSSFGLQKCILITIPCYLYIAFYGWFTGRIKWSGTAAQNSNITH, encoded by the coding sequence ATGCCGCCAGCTTCACCCAATAGCAATACCCGTTCATACGTATTTGCGTTTGCGGTAATGACAGCCCTGTTTTTTCTCTGGGGCTTTGTTACTGTAATGAACGACATACTCATGCCTCATCTGCGCGAAGCATTCTCGCTCAGCAACACACAATCAGCCTTCGTACAGTTTGCTTTTTTCATTGCTTACGGCGTAGTATCACTGGGTTACTATCTCTGGTCAATCGGCAAGGGTGATCCGATTTCAAAAATTGGTTACCGCCGGGCAATGACAATTGCACTTGGTATTTGCAGCCTTGGCTGTTTACTGTTTTACGTGGCTGCTGAACGTGAAACATATGGCTGGTTTCTGGCAGCTCTGTTCATTCTGGCTTCAGGAATTACCATTTTACAGATTTCGGCAAACCCTTATGTAGCACTGCTTGGCAAACCTGAAGGAGCTTCAGGTCGCCTTAATCTTTCGCAGGGCTTCAATTCGCTGGGTACTGCACTTGCACCGCTGGTGGGTGGCGCCATTGTATTTGGCTCAGGCAGCGTGGAGGTGGATGTATTGAAACTTCCATACGTGTTACTTGCACTCACTTTTCTTGCTGCTGCCCTGACACTTGCCTTTATCAAACTGCCCGAAGTACAAAGCGGGAATATGAGTAGCGGCGCCTGGAAATTCAGGCATCTGCGTTTGGGGATGCTTGCCATTTTTGCATACGTAGGTGCCGAAGTAACCATTGGCAGTTATGCAATACGTTTTATGGAGCTGCCGCAGGTAGCGGGCCTGACCAAAGATGTTGCCGATTCGTTTCTGGTCTATTACTGGGGCGGCGCCATGACCGGACGTTTTCTGGGCACCATAGCACTTTCGCGCTCACTGTCCTTCGTACAACGTTTGCTTGCCATGCTTACTACAGCGGCGGGGCTTACTGTTTTTCTGCTGCTGCTTACGGGCAAGGGTGTTAGCGAAGCCATTCCGTATTTCATCCTCGTGGGCATCAACATACTTGGCTTTATTGCCGGCGGTAGCATATCCTCGCGCCTGCTGCTGCTGTTTGCATTAATTGCTGCGGGACTTATTTCTCTGGCAGCCTTTGGCACAGGATCGCCGGCATTGTGGGCATTGCTTGCAGTAGGTCTTTTCAATTCGGTCATGTGGTCGAATATTTTCACGCTCGGCATTCGTGATCTCGGGCCATCAACCAGTCAGGGAAGTTCACTGCTTGTGATGATGATTATCGGCGGTGCGTTGTTGCCTCTGCTTGCCGGATTGGTTGCCGATTCATCGTTCGGCTTACAGAAATGCATACTCATTACTATTCCCTGCTATCTCTACATTGCTTTCTACGGCTGGTTTACAGGTCGCATAAAATGGTCTGGAACAGCTGCACAAAATTCAAATATCACACACTAA
- a CDS encoding GH92 family glycosyl hydrolase, whose protein sequence is MHTSVFQLPLRFALVWLVLCFACTQKTVIPARQVFGWTVPASGPFKPQPYADPMIGTDAHGHTFPGATTPFGMVQLSPDTRLDGWDGCSGYHYSDTFIYGFSHTHLNGTGCSDYGDILVTPATERPLLHNGADGKPGYRFSFSHSGEHAEAGYYSVKADNGIFCELTASPRTGVHRYTFTKDVEAHLLIDLVHRDAVTSSGLRIVNDSTISGWRHSEAWARDQKLWFTATFSTPFTAEIFSNDSALKTNSAESKAIKAILRFGKLSKPLEVKLALSPVSVENALLNLVTETGGMNFDKVRAKAVEHWNSVLGKMEVDTGSETQKRIFYTALYHCYISPNIYSDVNGDYRGPDGNVHSDTTREHYTVFSLWDTYRTLHPLFTILEPKRTGDFIHTFSSFHQQSKRLPMWELSANETNCMIGYHGVSVIADAWMKGITNYDTTAALNAMLETGNGNYRVQPVYRDNGFVPGDEAESVSQTLEYAYDDWCIAQIAARAHRPADAEVFGIRSQYWKNLFDDKTRFFRARRRNQFTEPFTPEEVNIHYTEANAWHYSLYVPQSIHELMTLHGGESQLAAFIDKLFTSDPETSGREQADITGRIGQYAHGNEPSHHTAYLYAWTGQHWKTQERVREICQTLYTDKPDGLCGNDDCGQLSAWAVMSMAGFYPVTPGQPIYVIGAPQFNKVTIHLENGKKFIISSSGKGNYISSATLQKQDYQKVWLGHETVVQGGELHFTRSEIPDKQWGAKMEMRPPSPSASASGTLTLSPRISTLKEDFGKSLQLSFTTPQPGSEIFWKKKEDKDWKKYTSTLKEGYGTYLVFATRKGAANSDTLSMNFVRPPAWKSITCSKKYAPQYAASGPRALIDGINGTSDFRTGDWQGYSETEVEWVIDLGGSSQVSEVTMNFLHDQRSWIFLPREVEFLASSDGVHYSTLSHNKNQFDDHNGDPKIIPFRASLNGEYTHLKIIARGFEKCPEWHPGKGNRAWMFADEIIISPSK, encoded by the coding sequence ATGCATACATCAGTGTTCCAACTTCCGCTCCGCTTTGCACTCGTTTGGCTTGTATTGTGCTTCGCTTGCACGCAGAAAACGGTAATACCTGCCAGGCAGGTGTTCGGATGGACTGTACCTGCAAGCGGGCCGTTTAAACCTCAGCCCTACGCCGACCCGATGATTGGTACAGATGCACACGGACATACGTTTCCAGGAGCGACAACACCCTTTGGTATGGTGCAGCTTAGTCCGGATACACGTCTCGACGGCTGGGACGGCTGCTCGGGCTACCATTATTCGGATACGTTTATTTACGGCTTTTCGCACACACATCTGAACGGCACCGGCTGCAGCGACTATGGCGATATACTTGTTACCCCGGCAACAGAAAGGCCACTGCTGCATAACGGAGCTGATGGCAAGCCCGGTTATCGTTTTTCGTTTTCGCATTCCGGTGAACATGCCGAAGCCGGTTATTATTCGGTAAAAGCCGACAACGGTATTTTTTGCGAACTAACGGCATCGCCGCGCACGGGAGTTCACCGATATACATTTACAAAAGATGTTGAAGCACATCTGCTAATCGACCTCGTACACCGCGATGCGGTAACCAGTTCGGGACTGCGCATCGTTAACGACAGTACAATTAGCGGCTGGAGGCATTCTGAGGCATGGGCACGTGATCAGAAACTTTGGTTTACAGCCACTTTCTCGACACCATTTACAGCAGAAATATTCAGCAACGACAGCGCCCTCAAGACAAACAGCGCCGAAAGCAAAGCAATCAAAGCAATTCTTCGATTTGGCAAACTGAGCAAACCGCTGGAAGTAAAACTGGCCCTCTCTCCGGTGAGTGTGGAAAATGCCCTGCTGAATCTCGTGACTGAAACCGGCGGCATGAATTTCGACAAGGTGCGGGCTAAAGCAGTTGAACACTGGAATAGTGTGCTGGGAAAAATGGAAGTGGATACCGGGTCGGAAACACAAAAACGCATTTTCTACACGGCACTTTATCACTGCTACATTTCGCCTAATATATACAGTGATGTGAACGGCGACTACCGGGGCCCCGACGGAAACGTTCACAGCGACACCACGCGCGAACACTACACGGTATTTTCACTTTGGGATACTTACCGGACATTGCATCCGCTCTTCACCATCCTGGAACCCAAACGAACAGGTGATTTTATTCACACCTTCAGCAGCTTTCACCAGCAAAGCAAACGACTGCCCATGTGGGAACTTTCGGCCAATGAAACCAATTGTATGATTGGTTATCACGGTGTTTCGGTTATTGCCGATGCGTGGATGAAAGGCATTACCAACTACGATACCACAGCTGCACTAAACGCCATGCTCGAAACCGGAAATGGCAACTACCGCGTGCAACCGGTATATCGTGATAACGGTTTTGTGCCCGGAGATGAAGCCGAATCGGTTTCGCAAACGCTGGAATATGCCTACGACGACTGGTGCATTGCACAAATTGCCGCGCGCGCCCACCGGCCTGCTGATGCGGAAGTGTTTGGCATACGAAGTCAGTACTGGAAAAACCTGTTTGATGATAAAACCAGGTTTTTCCGCGCCCGGCGCCGCAACCAGTTTACAGAACCGTTTACTCCGGAAGAAGTAAACATACACTATACCGAAGCCAATGCCTGGCACTACAGCCTTTATGTGCCGCAAAGCATTCACGAATTAATGACTCTGCATGGCGGCGAATCGCAGCTGGCTGCTTTCATCGACAAACTCTTTACCTCTGACCCTGAAACATCAGGCCGCGAGCAAGCCGACATTACCGGCCGCATCGGTCAGTATGCACACGGCAACGAACCCAGCCACCACACAGCCTATCTCTACGCGTGGACCGGCCAACACTGGAAAACACAGGAACGTGTGCGTGAAATCTGCCAGACACTGTACACCGATAAACCCGACGGACTCTGCGGCAACGACGATTGCGGGCAGCTTTCGGCATGGGCGGTAATGAGTATGGCCGGATTCTACCCCGTTACGCCCGGTCAGCCGATTTATGTGATCGGGGCTCCTCAGTTCAACAAAGTCACCATTCACCTGGAAAACGGGAAAAAGTTCATTATTTCCTCTTCCGGTAAAGGCAACTACATTTCATCGGCCACACTTCAGAAACAGGATTATCAAAAAGTGTGGTTAGGACATGAGACAGTGGTTCAAGGAGGAGAACTGCACTTTACACGAAGTGAAATACCGGATAAGCAATGGGGGGCAAAAATGGAAATGCGTCCCCCCTCGCCTTCGGCTTCAGCTTCGGGAACGTTAACGCTTTCACCGCGCATTAGCACACTGAAAGAAGATTTCGGGAAAAGCCTTCAGCTAAGTTTTACTACCCCGCAACCGGGCAGTGAAATTTTCTGGAAAAAGAAAGAAGATAAAGACTGGAAAAAATATACTTCTACACTCAAGGAAGGCTATGGCACTTATCTTGTATTTGCCACACGCAAGGGAGCTGCCAACAGCGATACACTGAGCATGAATTTTGTGCGGCCTCCGGCATGGAAAAGCATTACATGCAGCAAAAAATACGCACCACAATATGCGGCATCGGGCCCGCGGGCGTTAATTGACGGGATAAACGGGACATCTGATTTTCGCACCGGCGACTGGCAAGGGTATTCAGAAACTGAGGTGGAATGGGTGATTGATCTTGGCGGATCTTCTCAGGTGAGTGAGGTAACGATGAATTTCCTTCACGATCAGCGTTCATGGATTTTTCTGCCCCGTGAAGTGGAATTTCTGGCATCATCTGATGGGGTCCATTATTCCACACTCAGCCACAATAAAAATCAGTTTGACGACCATAACGGTGATCCGAAAATAATTCCGTTCCGCGCTTCACTCAATGGTGAATACACCCATTTAAAAATAATTGCACGCGGCTTTGAAAAATGCCCTGAATGGCATCCCGGCAAAGGCAACCGGGCATGGATGTTTGCCGACGAGATAATTATTTCGCCCTCCAAATAA